CTTATTATGCAGCTGGAAGCCATAGATGCTCACCTGACAAAAGGCAGCGCGCAGAGAGCTCATGAAATCGTTCAGCAGTCCATGTCACAAGCGCGCAAGGCGTTGGCAGACTCACGACGGGCAATCGACAATCTGCGCTCCAAATCAGCCTCGGAAGTCGACTTTGCTGATGCAATCCGGGAAGAAGCACAGCGTTTTACGATGGCTACCGGAATTCAAACATCACTGGATATCAAGATTAAAGCCTCGGTATCCAGGCTGATGATTGAGCATGGACTACACATCATAAGTGAATGTCTAACGAATGTAGCCAGGCATTCGCATGCCAAGAACGTGTGGATCTCTATTTTAGATCATCAAGGTATACTTTCTATAGAAATCCGTGATGATGGAAAAGGATTTAATACAAATATCATTGCAAGACAATCAGGACATTATGGACTGATAGGCATTCATGAGCGTGCACGCTTGCTGGGCGGAATCATCAAGATCAGCAGCACAGCTCAAGAAGGAACAACTGTTAAAATAGAGGCACCCCTTGCTAAAGGAGACATTTTATGAAATATAAAATATTAATCGTAGATGATCATTGGGTGGTTAGAGAAGGGCTAAAGCTTGTTATAGAAACAAATGACAGCTACGAAGTGGTTGGTGAAGCGGAAGAAGGAGAAACAGCGCTTGCCCTGGTTGAGGAGCTTCGGCCAGATGTAATCTTAATGGATCTATATATGCCACATATGAGCGGATTGGAAACGATGAAAGCTTTAAAAGAGAAGCAAAATAAAACGCCGATTATTATCCTGACAACCTACAACGAGGATGATTTAATGATTCAGGGGCTATCTTTGGGAGCCAAAGGATATTTATTAAAGGATACCAGCCGTGAAAATTTATTTCGGACGATTGAATCCGCATTAAGGGGAGAGACACTTCTTCAGCCGGAAATTACGGCCAGAGTTTTTGCTAATACAAGCAAGAAGGAATCCGAGCGTGAGCAGCGTGAAGATACTTCAATACTGACCGAAAAAGAAATACTCATATTACAGTCCGTTGCACGGGGGCTTAGGAGCAAAGAAATAGCGTTCGATATGGGGATTTCAGAACGGACTGTGAAAGCACATTTGACGAACATTTACAACAAGCTCGGCGTCGATTCCCGATCTGAAGCGGTAGCCGTGTCTCTGGAACGAGGTATCCTGCATCTTTAATAACAGGAAATCTCAAAAAAATATAGGTATTTTGATCTGCCCAATCGTACATGAGGTGCTTGCCCTTATGTACGATTTTTTTGTTTGTTAACTGTTGTAATGTGAAAAGAGAATACATGCAGTTTAATATCTTGGATTCTGATAACTGTTAGAGGAAGTCGAGGAGGATGAAATTGTTGAATAGTACACGAATCAAAATGCTAGTCACGGGAGTCACTTTCGCTATGGTGGTGTCTGGTTGCTCAAGCCCTTCGGAGGACACCACCGCTCCAAAATCCGGTCAGCCGGTACAAATTCAAAAAGTGACGATGAAGCCGCTGGCTAATGAATTTAATTTGGCGGGAACATTGCAGGCAAGCCATGAAGCCACAGTTTCCTTTGAAGCGGATGGACGTATATTGAACACGATGGTTGAGGTAGGAGACTCTGTACAAAAAGGAAGTATCCTTGCGAAGTTAGACACATCCGCTTACCAGTTGCAGCTCGATCGGGCAAGGGCAACCATGGAAAAGGCAAAAGCAGGTGTCAGCCAAGCGGACGCTTCTGTTCAATCGGCACAGGCAGGTATTCGTAATGCACAATCCCAGGTTGACGCGGCCCAATCCAAATTACAGGAATTAAACAACGGCGCAAAAAAACAGGAAATTGTAAAGGCACAGAATGCCGTAGATGCGGCAGCCAGTAGTTACAACAAGAAAAAGGCAGATGCTGCCCGGAGCCAAAGTTTATTTCAGGCAGGTGGGGTATCATTGACGGAAAATGAAAATGCGCAACTCGAACTAACGAACGCACATAAAAATTTGGTTGACGCGCAAGAGCAATTGTCGCTCCTGCTTGCAGGGGCTTCTCAGGAAGAGCGTGCCCAAGCTTCGGCTGGTGTAGATCAGGCCAGGGCAGGGCTGGAGTCGTCTATCGCTACTAGGCAACAAGGACTGGCCAGTAAAGCTCAGGCGCAGGCGACTTATGAGGATGCAGTAGCTGCATATGAACAGTCATCTTTGTCTCTGAAAAAAGCTACCTTAACTTCTCCGATCACCGGTGTTGTGATTGAGAAAAAGGTTTCTGATGGTCAACTGGGCTCCAGCGGGAGTGAGGCATTTACGGTTGGAAATATTAGTACTTTAAAAGTGCTTCTGCCCGTACCAGACAGTGAAATCTTATCCTGGAAGAAAGATCAAAAAGTCAATGTCTCTCTCTATAATGAAATTCGAACAGGGACTGTCACCCAGATCTATCCATCGACTAATTCCAAAACAGGAAGCATCAATGTGGAAGTCAGCATTCCCAATCCTGAGCTGAATTGGAAGCCGGGACAAGTTATCAGTGCCGCTAAAAGCGTGAGTCAAACCGATGCATTGTTAGTGCCAGTAGAGGCTGTAATTAGCAACGGAGATGACCCTTATGTTTTCAAAGCTGTAAATGATAAGGCCGTTAAAACAGCGATTAAAGTTGGAAAAGTGACGAATAATCAGTTCGAAGTTATCTCCGGACTGCAAGCAGGTGATCTCATCGTTACGCAAGGAGCAGGAACCTTATTTAATGGTGATGTACTTGGGGAATCGAAGGAGTCGTCCAAATGATTAAATACATCGTTAAAAAGCAGAAGATTACCCTTATTTTCTTTGGCATGTGCATTATGCTGGGACTTTTCAACTTTACATCGCTACCTAAACAGGAACAGCCCGATGTTGTTCCTATGGCAGCAAGTGTTACAACTGTCTATCCGGGCGCCTCGCCTGAAAGAATTGAGCAAACCATTACCAAGATATTGGAACAGAAAATTAAAGAAGTCCAAGGTGTCAAAACGATTTCTTCCACTTCATCTAAAGGCCAATCCAGCATAAGTATAGAAGCTTTGAATGATGCGGACCCGACAAAAGTGTGGTCTGATCTTCGCACAAAGGTGCAGGATGCACAGTCCGAGCTTCCGGCTGATGCCAAGCAACCCATTATAAATGATAGCATGACAAGCTCTTTTATCGGTTCATATGCCATTACCTCTGATAAAGTTGAGAATTTATACTCGCTAAAAGAATTGATGAGCACCTGGAAAGATCAATTAAAAACGGTTCCGGGTATTTCGAAAGTTAGTATTCAAGGAATACCGGACCAAGAAATACGAGTCAGTTTAAACACACAAAAAATGCAGCAATATAACCTCTCCTGGGAACAGGTCGTTCAAGCCATTAAGGATGAAAACGACAGGGTTCCTACAGGAAGCCTGGAATTTAATGAGCGCACTTACCAATTGACGGTGAATGCCTCAACTGACCCGAGTGTTTTAAATAACATCGAGATTTCAAGCAACGAAGATGGATTTCCGATATATTTGAAGGATGTAGGTACAGCCTCGCTTGTTTTTAAAAAGGCGGGTAATTATACGTATGTGAATACTAAGCCTGCGATTTCGATCAGTTTGAGTGGAGATACAGGTACAGATGTGCCAACGGTTTCCAAAGCGGTAACAGCCAAAATTAATGAACTTGCGAGCAGCTTGCCTAAGGATGTACATTTTGAACTGCTGTTTGCTCAAAATGATCGTGTAAGTGAAATCTTTGGTAATCTGACCAAAGAGATGATCATCGCTATTTTATCGGTCATTGTGGTTTGTACATTAGGATTAAATTTGCTGACTTCTGCGTTTGTCGCTCTGGCTATTCCTGTTTCTATTGCTATCGGCTTTATTTTCTTGCCGATGACAGGGACGACGCTGAATCAAATTTCGGTCATCGGATTAATCATTGTACTAGGTATATTGGTCGATGATGCCGTCGTGGTCAATGACAACATTGAACGACGACGCTCTGAATTTGGGGAAGATGCTACCCAGGCAGCCATTAAAGGAACGAAAGAGGTCTCCTTGTCAATCATTACAGCCACGCTGGCTACGGTTGCAGCCTTTGCCCCGCTTTTATTTCTGCCGGGCAATATTGGAGACTTTATTAAGCCGATTCCTACCGTGATATCGTTAACGATGCTGGCTTCGATGATTATGTCGCTTACGATCATTCCTATTTTCCGCCAATGGTACGATCAACGCCGCAAGGGGAAGGAGCGTAGTCAAGCAGTCAAGCCGCCCGGGCTTCTTGGGAATCAAATACAGTCTCTCTCTAATGTATACTCCAAGAGCTGGATGCCGAAAATACTGCGACGTCCGCTTTTTACCGCTCTTCTAGGTCTTACGATTGGTACGGCAACATATGGACTAGTTGCGGTTGTTCCCATTCAATTATTTCCGGAATCCGATCAGGCAGATGCCACCATCAGTGTAACGATGCCAGAAGGAACATCCTTGCAAGCTACCAATCAGGTTATAAACGAGATCGGGAACTGGGTCCAAAAACAGCCAGAAACAGAACGACTGTCGGCAGCGGCAGGCGGAGGCGCACCTCAGATGTACAGTGATGTAGCAGGTGGCGGTGGCTCTGGGGGAGCGGTTCACGGACAGCTTGCTGTCGTTGGAAAAAAGGGGTTATTTGATCTCCAAAAAACAGTGGATCGTTGGACAAATACACTGCAAGCTAAATATCCATCAGCATCCATCAGCATACGTGTGCCTCAACTAGGTATTCCGGTTGGTAGTGCAGTATCTATCCGTATTAAAGGTGAAGACATTGGAAAACTGCAAAAAATGGCAACTAAAGTAAAAGAAATTGTTGCGGGGACCACCGGGACTGTAGATGTAACTGATAATATGGGGATGCAAAGCTATAATTTGAATTTTCAAGTCAACCAGCAGGCCCTGGACAAATATAAAGTGAGCTATTCCAACTTAACCCGTACTTTGTTATTAATGGGGGACGGGGTGAATGTGACGGACTTTGATACGGGTAAAGAATTGCTGGATATCAATATCTACATGGACAAGCCAAATAATGATCCAGAGGTATTATTCCAACAATTAACTGTGACCAATGCGGCAAACGAGCAAATTCCCTTGTCCCAGTTAGCTATGATGAAACCGGACTTTTCCATCCAGCAAATTCATCGTTATGATCTGGAACGGACTGTAACAATTTCAGCCAATGCCAATGGGCGTACGGCTACCGAGCTTACCCAGGACATTCGTAGCAAGCTTGCAAACACACAGTTTGAACCGGGGTACACTTGGGAGATGGGAGGGGAAACATCTGCGCAGTCCGATATATTTATGGATTTGGGCAAATTAGCTATTATCGTTGTTTTTCTTATTCTTCTCTTGATTACCATGCAATTTTACTCGGTTTCCACACCGCTAATTATTATGACCACAGTTTATCTGGCTGCGGCTGGAGGAATCCTGGGTAGTTTTATTTCAGGTATGCCAATTGGCTTTATGAGTATTATGGGTATCATTTCACTTGCTGGTATTGTCGTGCGTAATGGTATCGTGTTGATAGAGTTTATTGAAGATGCGCGGCGTGAAGGGGCTGATTTGACAGAGGCGATTCTTATGGCATGCTCTGCCCGTTTCCGTCCGATCTTGCTCACTTCACTAACTGCGATTGTCGGTATGATCCCAATTGCTACAATAGGAGAGGTCCTGTTCAAGCCGCTGGCAACGACCATTATATTCGGACTCATCTTTTCAACCATTTTAACGTTGTTTGTAGTTCCGACTCTTTATATGGTAGTAGCTAATCTGAAGCTGAAGCGGAAGCATAAGAAGGAAATGCGTACAAATAGCGATAACTCATTGTCTCTGTAGATGCTACAAAAGATTGATAGATTATAGTACTGCTTGAAACCTACCTGATCGTACATTAGGCTGTTTGCCCTAATGTACGATTTTTTCTTTTACTGGAGTAATACAATGAATGGTGAGCGATTAGTTCTTTTAGGGGTCCCGCCAACATTTTAACGAAAATATACGCTAAGCCTTCGGCCGTACCCGACTTAGCGTTTTTTCTTACTCTAAGCCGGGTACGGCCCCAGATCACTGGTCATTCAACTTCCTGTTGTTTAAGCGGTCGTAAGGAATTGAGAGACGTATTCTGCTTGAAATTGAATTTGTATTCGCCTAAGAAATTAATGTGCTCCCATCCAAGGGGAGAAATGTGGTTTAGTAGTTCCTCCTGAAGCTTTCCTTGCTTTTTGCGGTGTTCTGTTGCTTGCTGGAGATAGGCGGTATTCCAAACGCTAATTGCATTAATTATGATATTCAATGCGCTTGCCCGTTGGAGCTGGTCTTGTAACGCACGTTCTCGCAGCTCGCCATGTTTGCCAAAGAAAATTGCTCTGGCCAACGCGTTCATGGCTTCCCCTTTGTTTAACCCCCGATGGATTTTTCGCCGTAGCGCCTCGCTCGAAAGGTAATCCAGAATGAAGATCGTTTTCTCAATACGCCCCATTTCTCGCAGCGCGGTAGCCAAGCTATTCTGTCTTGCATAGGAACCGATCTTCCCCATAATGAGTGATGCTGAAACGGTGCCTTCCCGGATGGAGTGAGCCAGCCGGAGAACATCATCGTAGTTTTCTTGAATGATCTTTGTGTTAATCTGTCCGCGAAGCAGCTTCTCTAATTTAGGAAAATCAGAAGATTTCCCGATAGTGTAGAGCTTGGAATCAGCCAGATCGCGTAAGCGCGGCGCAAAGCGAAATCCGAGCAGATGTGTTAAACCAAAGACTTGATCGGTGTACCCTGCTGTATCCGTATAATGCTCCTCGATGGCTAAGTCCGTTTCATGGTGGAGCAAACCGTCGATGACGTGTACGGCATCCCGAGCGTTCGTATTGATGACTTTCGTGTAGAACGTAGAAAATTGGTCACTCACGAACCGATAAATCGTAGCTCCTTTTCCGGTTCCGTAATGGGGATTCGCGTCTGCGTGAAGTGCCGAAACTCCAATCCG
This DNA window, taken from Paenibacillus kribbensis, encodes the following:
- a CDS encoding response regulator; this encodes MKYKILIVDDHWVVREGLKLVIETNDSYEVVGEAEEGETALALVEELRPDVILMDLYMPHMSGLETMKALKEKQNKTPIIILTTYNEDDLMIQGLSLGAKGYLLKDTSRENLFRTIESALRGETLLQPEITARVFANTSKKESEREQREDTSILTEKEILILQSVARGLRSKEIAFDMGISERTVKAHLTNIYNKLGVDSRSEAVAVSLERGILHL
- a CDS encoding efflux RND transporter permease subunit, translated to MIKYIVKKQKITLIFFGMCIMLGLFNFTSLPKQEQPDVVPMAASVTTVYPGASPERIEQTITKILEQKIKEVQGVKTISSTSSKGQSSISIEALNDADPTKVWSDLRTKVQDAQSELPADAKQPIINDSMTSSFIGSYAITSDKVENLYSLKELMSTWKDQLKTVPGISKVSIQGIPDQEIRVSLNTQKMQQYNLSWEQVVQAIKDENDRVPTGSLEFNERTYQLTVNASTDPSVLNNIEISSNEDGFPIYLKDVGTASLVFKKAGNYTYVNTKPAISISLSGDTGTDVPTVSKAVTAKINELASSLPKDVHFELLFAQNDRVSEIFGNLTKEMIIAILSVIVVCTLGLNLLTSAFVALAIPVSIAIGFIFLPMTGTTLNQISVIGLIIVLGILVDDAVVVNDNIERRRSEFGEDATQAAIKGTKEVSLSIITATLATVAAFAPLLFLPGNIGDFIKPIPTVISLTMLASMIMSLTIIPIFRQWYDQRRKGKERSQAVKPPGLLGNQIQSLSNVYSKSWMPKILRRPLFTALLGLTIGTATYGLVAVVPIQLFPESDQADATISVTMPEGTSLQATNQVINEIGNWVQKQPETERLSAAAGGGAPQMYSDVAGGGGSGGAVHGQLAVVGKKGLFDLQKTVDRWTNTLQAKYPSASISIRVPQLGIPVGSAVSIRIKGEDIGKLQKMATKVKEIVAGTTGTVDVTDNMGMQSYNLNFQVNQQALDKYKVSYSNLTRTLLLMGDGVNVTDFDTGKELLDINIYMDKPNNDPEVLFQQLTVTNAANEQIPLSQLAMMKPDFSIQQIHRYDLERTVTISANANGRTATELTQDIRSKLANTQFEPGYTWEMGGETSAQSDIFMDLGKLAIIVVFLILLLITMQFYSVSTPLIIMTTVYLAAAGGILGSFISGMPIGFMSIMGIISLAGIVVRNGIVLIEFIEDARREGADLTEAILMACSARFRPILLTSLTAIVGMIPIATIGEVLFKPLATTIIFGLIFSTILTLFVVPTLYMVVANLKLKRKHKKEMRTNSDNSLSL
- a CDS encoding efflux RND transporter periplasmic adaptor subunit, which codes for MKLLNSTRIKMLVTGVTFAMVVSGCSSPSEDTTAPKSGQPVQIQKVTMKPLANEFNLAGTLQASHEATVSFEADGRILNTMVEVGDSVQKGSILAKLDTSAYQLQLDRARATMEKAKAGVSQADASVQSAQAGIRNAQSQVDAAQSKLQELNNGAKKQEIVKAQNAVDAAASSYNKKKADAARSQSLFQAGGVSLTENENAQLELTNAHKNLVDAQEQLSLLLAGASQEERAQASAGVDQARAGLESSIATRQQGLASKAQAQATYEDAVAAYEQSSLSLKKATLTSPITGVVIEKKVSDGQLGSSGSEAFTVGNISTLKVLLPVPDSEILSWKKDQKVNVSLYNEIRTGTVTQIYPSTNSKTGSINVEVSIPNPELNWKPGQVISAAKSVSQTDALLVPVEAVISNGDDPYVFKAVNDKAVKTAIKVGKVTNNQFEVISGLQAGDLIVTQGAGTLFNGDVLGESKESSK